Within Mongoliitalea daihaiensis, the genomic segment GTGGGGAGGAAGGGTTTCAAGCATACTTTCAGGAGATTTTTCAACAAACACATTTCCCAGAAGTAGTCAATCCATATGGGGGGATTTTGCTTGCGCAATCGGGGTATTTGGATATACCTACCTATTTAGATACCTACCGAGATTATCTTATCCGATTGGATGCCTATCGGGAAGAGCGATATGATGAAGAATTCTTGATGTTTACAGAAACAGGCGTTCGATACAAGGAAATTAATGCTAAGGGGATCGTTTACTGCAATGGATTAGGGACGATGGGAAGTAAATATTTCTCCAACGCGCCTTTCGCACCTGTTAAAGGAGAAATACTAGATATCCAACAAGATTTTGTACCAGACGAAATAATCAATCGCGGAGTATTCAGAATACCTCTTTCTAATGGCAATCTCAGAGTAGGTTCTACCTACACTTGGCATGATTTGGATAGCGGTCCAACCGAACGGGCTAAAGAAGAGATTTTTGAAAAGTTAGATAAATTGATGGTTTCCAATGAAAAAGTACTTGTTGCACACCGGACAGGAATCAGGCCCGCTACAAAGGATCGAAAACCGTTTTTAGGAAAACATCCTGAGTTTTCAAGCGTTTATATCTTCAATGGATTCGGCGCCAAGGGTGTGTCTTTAACTCCATATTTTAGTAAAGTAATGACAGATTTGTTGTTAAATAATCAAAATCCAGAAAAAGAAGTCAACATTAGCAGATGGAAATAAACATAAGTGGATTTTTTAAGTATATTTAAAAGTCAATGTAATTGGTACATGAAATCAAGAATCTTACCTCTTTTCATACTTCTCTTTTCTCTAGCACCGAGCATTGTTTTTGCGCAATTTGATAGGGATCGATTTGGTAAAAACCGTGTTCAGCATAAAAATATTGAATGGTACTTCTATTCATCTAATAATTTCGAAGTGTATTATTTCGATGGCGGGATGAATAATGCAAGAATGGCCATTGATTTTTTAGAAAGTGAATTTGATCGATTGACCCAATTGATCGGATATGTTGCCTATACAAAACCTAAGGTATTTATCTATAACTCACCACAGGAGTTACTCCAAAGTAATCTTAATTTAAATAAAGATGAATACACAATTGACGGACAAACCTATTTTAGTCGGTTGATTGGAGAAGTGGCTTTTGAAGGAACTTGGGAGAAATTCAAGAAAGATTTACTTTACACCACTTCCAAAATCATTATTGAAGAGATGTTGTATGGATCCACTATTGTGGATGCTTTTCAATCCAATCTCATAAATAGTTTTCCAGATTGGTACATCGATGGGGCTGCGCGATACATAGGCTATGGATGGAGCAGGGAAATGGATGATTTTGTAAGACACTATTTCAAGGATAATAAAAATATCAAACTACATCGATTACAAGAGGCAGAAGCGTCTTGGGTTGGGCAGTCTGTTTGGAATTTTGTGGTAGAAAAATATGGGCGCCGGTACATTTCTAGTATCCTCAATTTGAGTAGAATTAACCGGAATGAAGAAAATTCCATTGCTAATACCATTGGCTTGAACTATAAGTCATTTTTAGAACAATGGAGAAGTTTTTATGTATCAACAAGCGAGCCAGTTTTTACATCTTTCAAAGGTATTAATGAGTCTAATCAAATTAATGAAACAAATCCTTCTAATCTAGGCGCAATCAATGATATCAAATTCAGTCCGGATGCGAAGCATTTAGCATACGTAATCAATAATGGAGGGAAATTTAAGGTTCAAGTAAGGGAAATGTCATCGGGCAGAGAGCGTACAATATTTTCTGGAGGATCTTCTACACCTGACCAACCTGCCAACCTAACATCTCCTGTGATAGCTTGGAGGGATACATTGAATTTAACTATTGCAACCTTTCGAAGAGGAACGACAACCCTCCGATCTCGCGCCATTGATGGTTCTGCTCAAGACAGGATTTTCTTACGGAATATTACTCAGATTTTAAACTTAGATTTCAACTCTACGGGTAGAAATATGGTATTGTCTGCAATTTCGAACGGCAGAACAGATGTATATACGTTGAATGTCCGTGGGGTTGGAAGAAGATTGACAAATGATGTGTTTGATAACATCTATCCTGTATTTTTAAATGATTCGACCATAATTTTTGCTTCAAATCGTGCAGATCTTCCAGATTCTGTTTTGACCCGTACACCAGATGTCAAACAGTTACCTGATTATTTCAATCTCTATAAAGTAGATTTGACGGACACAACAAATCAGCTCCAGAAGTTGACCAATCAAAATAATCTCAACATCAAACCACGGGTACTCAATAGCAATAATTTACTATTGTTAAGTGATCAAAGTGGAATTATGAACCTAAACCGATTGACTATTTCCAACGGTATTTTAAGTCAGGTTTCAGCATTTAATAAGAGTTTAGAAGCTTTCGACTATTCTTCAAGAATCAACAGAATAGCTTACTCGGTAAGAGATGGTAATCAAAGTAGGCTGATAGTGGAGTCTTTTTCCAATGCGGATCAATTCACCCCTAGTACACCAAGAGTTCAATTGCTTCAAGCCAAGAACTTATCTGAACGCATTGCAACAAGGCGTACAGAAATGGATGTAGAAGAAAGGGTAGCCACTGAGCCAAGGCCGACGTTTGATAGAAACACTCGACCGTCGACTGTTAAAGCAGATACCTCATTGAATATTCGATTGGAAGATATTATGAGTGGGCGAGTAGCCAGTCAAGGAGAGCGAGTGGAAGTAGTGAGTCCAAGAGATACAATTCCACCAATCCTTAGTGATAGTTTGCCAACGCCTCAAAATTTAATCGGCAGTATCAATGTAGACCGTTTGCGTTTTGAAAGAAGTGGCGCTATTGATACCGATAATTACATTTTTGACACCATTCCTGCTGCATCTGCACTTGTCGAAGCTACGCGGACTCAGGCATCAACGCGCAGTAATTTGCTAGAGAATTTTAGAAGACAAGGCTTACAAAAGCGCGTAGTAGGTCCTCGTAGAATAGAACAGCAATTCATCACAAGTAGCCTCAATACAGATTGGGTTATTGATCCATTGAGAGGATTTGGAGTCAAGCTTGCAGGAGAAATGACAGATATCCTAGACAATCATGTTTTCAGGGGTTCGATCATGACACCATTGGATTTTCGATCTGGTAGTGATGTAATGTTTGAATATGAGTATCTGAAACAACGGGTAGATGCACGCTTGAGATATGACCGAAGAGCTATACAAGTTAATCAAGGTGATCTTACTTTCCAACGCTATGTATTAAACAAAGCTGAATTGGGTTTCTCCTATCCTGTAAATGTTCATGCACGCTTTACCGCTGCTCCATTCATTGCGCAAACTCAATACTTTAATTTGAATCCAGACTCGATTATTCGTGGTCAATTCCCTGAAAGGAATCGGTTAGATGTTAACTATGTAGGAGGTACGGCTGAATTTGTTTTGGATAAAACCCAGCAAATAGGACTATATGCTCAACAAGGAATGAAAGGTAAAATAGGGTTGAGGCATTATCAAGGATTAAATTTGGGAGAGCGCTCTTTTTCAAATTTTTACTTGGACTTCAGAAACTATCAGAAAATACATAAGAATATAGTATTTGCCTCAAGGCTTTTTGCGGGTTCCTTCTTTGGACAAAATCCTCAAAATTATTTGGTAGGAGGGATGAACAATTGGTTATTTAACCAATTCCGTACACCACCAGCTAATCGTCCTGAACAATCTCCGGTGAGGAATCCAGAGGGTGTTGAAAACTCGAATATTTTGTTTGCAGAGTTTGTTGATCTTCGAGGTTTCCTATTTGATGAAATTAGAGGAAGAAATGTAGTCACGTTCACCAGTGAATTAAGACTGCCGCTTTTCTCATACTTGTCCAGAGGAAATATAACTTCCAATTTTGTTAAAAATTTCCAATTGGTAGCCTTCTATGATGTTGGGTCTGCTTGGAATGATGCGGCACCATGGGAAAGAAATAATGATCAAAACACAGAAATAATACGAACCCCTGGTTCTCCATTCGTAATCACATTGAATAATTTTGGGAGTGCATGGCTGCAAAGTTATGGTGCTGGATTACGCACGATTTTCTTGAATTATTATTGCAAGTTTGATGTAGCAAGACCTGTAAGGAATTTCGAAACAGAGGATTTAAGATTTTATGTTACCTTAGGGTATAATTTCTAAATCAACCTTTTTGTTATGATTAAATCCATGACTGGCTACGGCCAGGCTATCTATGAAAGTGATCAACTGATTATTACAGTTGAAGTAAAAACACTTAATTCTAAGTTTCTCGACCTTAGCATCCGCAGTCCAAGGCAATATTCTGATAAGGAGTTGGAAATTAGGAATCTTGTTGGTCAAGTATTGGATAGAGGTAAGGTTAATTTGACAATTGAACTTACGCAAAAATCAGCTGCTGAACTCCCCGTTTCCTTTAATCAAGAACTGTTTCAATCATATATTTTGAAATACAAAGAGTTAAGTGATCGTAGTGGGGTAGAAGTACACGACTTATTTAAACTGGCCCTACAGTCACCAAACGTTATGACGTCAGTCGTTGAAAAGTCATCCTCAGAGGAGGATTGGCCTATCGTAAAGGAAACCATTCAACAAGCACTGACTGACTGTGATAAGTTTAGAATGGATGAAGGTAATGCACTGCAAGAGAAATTCCTTTCCAATCTTGAAATCATTCGTTTGCAACTCAGTCAGGTAAAAGTATTAGATCCTATGAGAAAAGAACGTGTACGATCACGGATTCGGACTAATTTTGCAGATTGGTTGGAAGAGAATAGCTTTGATAAAAATAGATTCGAGCAGGAATTGATTTATTACTTTGAGAAAATTGATATCACAGAAGAGATAGTCCGCTTAGAGATGCATCTCAATTATTTTGAGAAGAATTTATTGGAGGCGCTCAATCAAGGTAAAAAATTAGGGTTTATTTCCCAAGAAATCGGGCGAGAGATAAATACAATTGGCTCCAAAGCCAACGATGCTGAAATGCAACAATCAGTAGTTATCATGAAAGATGAGCTTGAAAAAGTCAAGGAACAAGCCTTGAATATATTGTAAAAAAAAAGAGGGATTGAAAATCCCTCTTTTTTTTTATCCTAATTTGAATCTCACTGGGAGTCTCATTCGTACTCTTACAGGTCTTCCTCTTTGCTTGCCTGGGGACCACTTTGGTGCAGAAGAAACTACTCTGATAGCTTCTTCATCGCAGCCTCCGCCGATACCTCTTAGTAGCTCAACATCTTGGATAGATCCATCTGTATTTACTACAAAGACTACGTATACTGTTCCCTCGATACCCATTCTTCTTGCTTGAGTAGGGTACTTCAAGTTTTTAGATAAGTACTGATACCATGCCTCCATACCTCCTGGGAATTCGGGTGCATTTTCTACAACGTCGAAAATTTCGTCTGCTTTCTCTACGACTGGAGCATCTGCAATGACTACTTCTCGAATGACCATTTCTTCTTTAACATCAACGTCAAAGTTTACTTCAATCTTTTCTTCGATTTCAACTTCATCCGGAATTTCTTGGATTACCGGTTGCTCCACTGGTGGTGGTGGAGGTGGTGGTTGTTCTGTGATTGGGATATCTAACAATTCCTCTATTTCAACGTCCAACTGTCCCAAATCTTTTAAATTACGATCGTCATAAGACTTGTATTCAAAAGCAAATAGAACGAGTCCAACACTGACTAGAAGACCCAAGTTCAGGAACATTCCTGATTTCTTGGATAAATCCGCTTGTGGCGTCTTTTTAGCTTCCATGGTTGTACTTTATAAAGGTTAATAATTTCACGGTTACGAATAACAATTGTAGTTATTAATTTTGATTTATACAAGTGAAGGCTTCACCTTATATAAAATTATAAAACCAATAAACCCAATTGTTCCACCAATCAAATTGGCAACAATGTCTTCATACTCAAATGACCTATTGGGGACATATGCTTGAACGTACTCAACAAATATAGGAAAAATAATTGTAAATACTAACAAATTAGTCAATAATTTTCTCCTAATTATTTTTTTTCTTTCATCCAGTGTTCCAATTTGAACCCAGAGAAAGGTAAGAACCCCAAATAAACCGATATGTGCGATTTTGTCTAAATGGGGAATGGATGGCCCTTTGGGAAGAGTATTACCTGGTGTCAGAAGCAATAGGATGACTAGCAAGAGCCAACCTATTGCAAAGTATAATTTAATTCGTTCTTTATCAGGCACCAATCAGCTCACTATATTCCTCTGCGCTCAGAAGATCAGATGGAAGGTCGCCTGTGATTTTCACTTTGATCATCCAGCCACTCTCGTAAGGAGATTCGTTTACTAATTCTGGAGAAGACTCTAACTCCTCATTGACTTCAATGATTTCGCCTTCTAAAGGCATGAAAAGGTCAGAAACAGTTTTTACAGCTTCTACAGTCCCAAAAATACTGCCTGTCGGCAAAAGAT encodes:
- a CDS encoding YicC/YloC family endoribonuclease; translated protein: MIKSMTGYGQAIYESDQLIITVEVKTLNSKFLDLSIRSPRQYSDKELEIRNLVGQVLDRGKVNLTIELTQKSAAELPVSFNQELFQSYILKYKELSDRSGVEVHDLFKLALQSPNVMTSVVEKSSSEEDWPIVKETIQQALTDCDKFRMDEGNALQEKFLSNLEIIRLQLSQVKVLDPMRKERVRSRIRTNFADWLEENSFDKNRFEQELIYYFEKIDITEEIVRLEMHLNYFEKNLLEALNQGKKLGFISQEIGREINTIGSKANDAEMQQSVVIMKDELEKVKEQALNIL
- a CDS encoding BamA/TamA family outer membrane protein, which encodes MKSRILPLFILLFSLAPSIVFAQFDRDRFGKNRVQHKNIEWYFYSSNNFEVYYFDGGMNNARMAIDFLESEFDRLTQLIGYVAYTKPKVFIYNSPQELLQSNLNLNKDEYTIDGQTYFSRLIGEVAFEGTWEKFKKDLLYTTSKIIIEEMLYGSTIVDAFQSNLINSFPDWYIDGAARYIGYGWSREMDDFVRHYFKDNKNIKLHRLQEAEASWVGQSVWNFVVEKYGRRYISSILNLSRINRNEENSIANTIGLNYKSFLEQWRSFYVSTSEPVFTSFKGINESNQINETNPSNLGAINDIKFSPDAKHLAYVINNGGKFKVQVREMSSGRERTIFSGGSSTPDQPANLTSPVIAWRDTLNLTIATFRRGTTTLRSRAIDGSAQDRIFLRNITQILNLDFNSTGRNMVLSAISNGRTDVYTLNVRGVGRRLTNDVFDNIYPVFLNDSTIIFASNRADLPDSVLTRTPDVKQLPDYFNLYKVDLTDTTNQLQKLTNQNNLNIKPRVLNSNNLLLLSDQSGIMNLNRLTISNGILSQVSAFNKSLEAFDYSSRINRIAYSVRDGNQSRLIVESFSNADQFTPSTPRVQLLQAKNLSERIATRRTEMDVEERVATEPRPTFDRNTRPSTVKADTSLNIRLEDIMSGRVASQGERVEVVSPRDTIPPILSDSLPTPQNLIGSINVDRLRFERSGAIDTDNYIFDTIPAASALVEATRTQASTRSNLLENFRRQGLQKRVVGPRRIEQQFITSSLNTDWVIDPLRGFGVKLAGEMTDILDNHVFRGSIMTPLDFRSGSDVMFEYEYLKQRVDARLRYDRRAIQVNQGDLTFQRYVLNKAELGFSYPVNVHARFTAAPFIAQTQYFNLNPDSIIRGQFPERNRLDVNYVGGTAEFVLDKTQQIGLYAQQGMKGKIGLRHYQGLNLGERSFSNFYLDFRNYQKIHKNIVFASRLFAGSFFGQNPQNYLVGGMNNWLFNQFRTPPANRPEQSPVRNPEGVENSNILFAEFVDLRGFLFDEIRGRNVVTFTSELRLPLFSYLSRGNITSNFVKNFQLVAFYDVGSAWNDAAPWERNNDQNTEIIRTPGSPFVITLNNFGSAWLQSYGAGLRTIFLNYYCKFDVARPVRNFETEDLRFYVTLGYNF
- a CDS encoding NAD(P)/FAD-dependent oxidoreductase, whose product is MEIDFLLIGQGLAGTALSYRLLKAGRKVLVMDLPHENQSSRIAAGLYNPITGKKMVKTWKGDVLFPEIEPFYEQLEKELEINFLYKKAIYRPFLSIEEQNEWMGYSGEEGFQAYFQEIFQQTHFPEVVNPYGGILLAQSGYLDIPTYLDTYRDYLIRLDAYREERYDEEFLMFTETGVRYKEINAKGIVYCNGLGTMGSKYFSNAPFAPVKGEILDIQQDFVPDEIINRGVFRIPLSNGNLRVGSTYTWHDLDSGPTERAKEEIFEKLDKLMVSNEKVLVAHRTGIRPATKDRKPFLGKHPEFSSVYIFNGFGAKGVSLTPYFSKVMTDLLLNNQNPEKEVNISRWK
- a CDS encoding VanZ family protein, which translates into the protein MPDKERIKLYFAIGWLLLVILLLLTPGNTLPKGPSIPHLDKIAHIGLFGVLTFLWVQIGTLDERKKIIRRKLLTNLLVFTIIFPIFVEYVQAYVPNRSFEYEDIVANLIGGTIGFIGFIILYKVKPSLV
- the gcvH gene encoding glycine cleavage system protein GcvH, translating into MNFPQELKYTKDHEWVRIEGDIATIGITEFAQRELGDIVYVEVETVGDLLPTGSIFGTVEAVKTVSDLFMPLEGEIIEVNEELESSPELVNESPYESGWMIKVKITGDLPSDLLSAEEYSELIGA
- a CDS encoding energy transducer TonB, with protein sequence MEAKKTPQADLSKKSGMFLNLGLLVSVGLVLFAFEYKSYDDRNLKDLGQLDVEIEELLDIPITEQPPPPPPPVEQPVIQEIPDEVEIEEKIEVNFDVDVKEEMVIREVVIADAPVVEKADEIFDVVENAPEFPGGMEAWYQYLSKNLKYPTQARRMGIEGTVYVVFVVNTDGSIQDVELLRGIGGGCDEEAIRVVSSAPKWSPGKQRGRPVRVRMRLPVRFKLG